One window of Bacillus alkalicellulosilyticus genomic DNA carries:
- a CDS encoding DUF1292 domain-containing protein — translation MEQERERIIIPDENGDEHLFEELFTFSVDETGKSYILLLPVGEEEDDEEGVEVVAFRYEDKEDEDSDIALFPIETDEEWNMVEEMLNTFNDSEEEDDDE, via the coding sequence ATGGAACAAGAAAGAGAACGCATTATCATCCCAGACGAAAACGGCGATGAGCATTTATTTGAAGAATTATTTACCTTTTCTGTAGATGAAACAGGAAAATCCTATATCCTTCTTTTGCCAGTAGGTGAGGAAGAAGATGATGAAGAGGGCGTTGAGGTTGTTGCCTTCCGTTATGAAGATAAAGAAGATGAAGATTCTGACATCGCTTTATTCCCCATTGAAACTGATGAGGAATGGAATATGGTAGAAGAAATGCTTAACACGTTTAACGATAGTGAAGAAGAGGACGACGACGAGTAA
- a CDS encoding PRC-barrel domain-containing protein has translation MRTFSSICGRPIYEIETGEELGIVEDLFINKHGQVTGLQLDIKAWLQRDRFVPLSAITEIGADGVFISNRKQLRSLDKHHMSGFTLKQGKKRLAGMPLLTAEGEKLGLVEDVYFMEELGTIIGYEVTEGLLADLKEGKRVVKITEPLLYGKDILMMKK, from the coding sequence TTGCGGACATTTTCATCCATTTGCGGGAGACCTATTTATGAAATTGAAACTGGAGAAGAGCTAGGCATTGTCGAAGATCTGTTTATCAATAAGCATGGACAAGTGACTGGGCTGCAGTTAGATATAAAAGCATGGTTGCAGCGTGACCGATTTGTTCCTTTATCTGCAATTACTGAAATTGGTGCGGATGGTGTGTTTATCTCGAACCGTAAACAACTACGTTCCTTGGATAAGCATCATATGTCAGGTTTCACTTTGAAACAAGGAAAAAAACGCCTTGCGGGAATGCCATTATTAACGGCCGAGGGAGAAAAACTTGGTTTAGTTGAAGATGTATATTTTATGGAAGAATTGGGCACCATCATAGGGTATGAAGTGACAGAAGGTTTACTAGCTGATTTAAAAGAAGGGAAACGAGTAGTGAAAATTACAGAGCCCCTTCTCTATGGGAAAGATATTTTAATGATGAAAAAGTAA
- a CDS encoding ATP-dependent RecD-like DNA helicase produces MIEEIPVQADSVAYIKGEVNHIIFHNPENFYTVASLHVIQSSEELPEKSITIVGLLPTLEPHEVYLFEGVLHDHRRFGLQFQVHTFQRDIPRTMQGIIHFLSSDRFPGIGKKTAAQVVKTLGENAIQQILADRRVLEEVPKLPAEKADQLYSSLMEYQGIEQLITELAKHGFGVELTMKIYQTFKDEALEIIRTNPYKLIHHIEGIGFKRADLLGEAIGLSGNHPERIQAGCLFSLHEICMQEGHVFLYKEDLCREVISLLSAGSEQITKDEVETEILHLDEEDKIMIDGDAVYLASLYFAEKGIVTSINRIIKNKEKMDDYPESEFLKALGALEEKLNIEYAPTQKEAIQTAISSPFMILTGGPGTGKTTVIKGIVEVFAALHGHSLEPTDYKRDEPFPVLLVAPTGRAAKRMGEATGLPATTIHRLLGWKGGNGGFEKDEDQQLEGSLLIVDEVSMVDIWLANQLFKSIPNTMQVLLVGDQDQLPSVGPGQVLRDFLDSSVIPTIALTEIYRQAQGSSIIKLAHAINRGEVPEDLKTPQPDRSFFPCSQMQVQEVIEKVCSNAIQKGYSAKDIQVLAPMYRGTAGIEQLNERLQHLFNPKVEGKRELLFGDGAFRTGDMVLQLVNNPEEQVYNGDRGEIVSIFYAKENTEKKDQLVVSFDGIEVVYEKKDFNQLTHAYCTSIHKAQGSEFPIVILPVVMGYHRMLRRNLIYTGITRAKKFLILCGEMSAWQRATEHQGDELRNSSLANKLKQTVMETAD; encoded by the coding sequence ATGATAGAAGAAATACCTGTTCAAGCGGATTCAGTCGCTTATATTAAAGGTGAAGTGAATCATATTATTTTTCATAATCCTGAAAATTTTTATACTGTAGCAAGTCTACACGTTATCCAGTCATCCGAGGAGCTTCCTGAGAAATCCATTACGATTGTAGGTCTTTTACCCACGCTGGAACCTCATGAAGTCTATCTGTTTGAAGGGGTTTTACATGATCATCGTCGATTTGGATTACAGTTTCAGGTACATACGTTTCAACGAGATATACCGAGAACCATGCAAGGCATCATCCATTTTTTATCAAGTGACCGCTTTCCTGGGATTGGAAAAAAAACAGCAGCTCAAGTAGTAAAAACGTTAGGCGAAAATGCAATTCAACAAATCCTGGCGGATCGTCGTGTTTTAGAAGAAGTGCCAAAGCTTCCTGCTGAAAAGGCAGACCAGTTGTATTCTAGTCTTATGGAATACCAGGGCATTGAGCAGTTGATAACCGAGCTCGCCAAACATGGATTTGGCGTGGAATTGACGATGAAGATATATCAAACATTTAAAGATGAAGCGTTAGAAATTATCCGTACGAATCCATATAAATTAATCCACCATATAGAAGGAATTGGATTTAAACGAGCTGATTTATTAGGAGAAGCCATCGGATTATCTGGAAATCATCCAGAACGGATTCAAGCTGGTTGCTTATTTTCTCTTCATGAAATATGCATGCAGGAAGGTCATGTATTCCTATATAAAGAAGACCTTTGTAGAGAAGTTATTTCTTTATTATCTGCCGGATCCGAACAGATAACAAAAGATGAAGTAGAGACGGAGATTCTTCATTTAGATGAGGAAGACAAAATTATGATTGATGGAGATGCAGTTTATTTGGCGTCATTGTATTTCGCTGAAAAAGGAATCGTAACAAGCATTAATCGAATCATAAAAAACAAAGAAAAAATGGATGATTATCCAGAATCGGAATTCTTAAAAGCATTAGGTGCGCTTGAAGAAAAACTTAATATTGAATATGCACCAACTCAAAAAGAAGCGATTCAAACTGCCATTTCATCTCCATTTATGATTTTAACGGGTGGTCCAGGTACAGGGAAAACAACAGTTATCAAAGGGATTGTGGAAGTGTTTGCTGCGCTACATGGACATTCATTAGAACCAACGGACTATAAGCGTGATGAACCATTTCCTGTTCTCTTAGTTGCTCCAACTGGTCGAGCAGCGAAACGAATGGGGGAAGCAACTGGACTTCCAGCCACTACAATTCACCGGTTGTTAGGATGGAAGGGTGGAAATGGGGGCTTTGAAAAGGATGAAGACCAACAACTTGAAGGCTCTCTGCTTATTGTAGATGAAGTTTCGATGGTTGACATTTGGTTAGCGAATCAATTGTTTAAGTCAATTCCCAATACAATGCAGGTGTTATTAGTGGGAGACCAAGACCAATTACCATCTGTTGGTCCAGGACAGGTGTTACGTGATTTTCTCGACTCATCAGTTATCCCAACGATAGCTTTAACTGAAATTTATCGACAAGCGCAAGGGTCATCGATAATTAAATTAGCGCATGCGATAAATAGAGGTGAAGTACCTGAAGATTTAAAAACACCTCAACCAGACAGGAGCTTTTTTCCTTGTTCGCAAATGCAAGTCCAAGAAGTGATTGAAAAGGTTTGTTCAAATGCAATTCAAAAAGGGTATTCCGCTAAAGATATCCAAGTGTTAGCCCCAATGTATCGTGGAACGGCTGGAATTGAGCAATTAAATGAAAGGCTACAACACTTGTTTAATCCTAAAGTGGAAGGCAAGCGAGAACTGTTATTTGGGGATGGCGCTTTTCGAACGGGTGATATGGTACTACAATTAGTTAATAATCCCGAGGAACAGGTATACAACGGGGACCGAGGAGAGATTGTTTCCATTTTTTATGCCAAAGAAAATACAGAAAAGAAAGACCAACTGGTTGTTTCATTTGATGGCATCGAAGTCGTCTATGAAAAAAAAGATTTTAATCAATTGACTCATGCCTATTGTACATCAATTCATAAGGCACAAGGGAGTGAGTTTCCAATCGTTATTCTCCCAGTTGTAATGGGATATCATCGAATGCTACGGAGAAACTTAATATATACAGGAATTACCCGAGCGAAAAAATTCTTGATTTTATGTGGAGAAATGAGTGCATGGCAAAGGGCAACTGAGCATCAAGGGGATGAATTAAGAAACTCAAGTCTTGCTAATAAGTTAAAACAAACAGTTATGGAAACAGCAGACTAA
- a CDS encoding IreB family regulatory phosphoprotein: MGSMDNTMKFNFQDETIDVDVQEVLLSVYEALEEKGYNPINQIVGYLLSGDPAYIPRHNDARTLIRKLERDELIEELVKSYLSQHQKGK; this comes from the coding sequence ATGGGCTCAATGGACAATACTATGAAGTTTAATTTTCAAGATGAAACGATTGATGTTGATGTCCAGGAAGTGCTGTTATCTGTATATGAAGCGCTAGAAGAGAAAGGATATAATCCGATTAATCAGATTGTGGGATATTTACTTTCTGGAGACCCGGCGTATATTCCAAGACACAACGATGCGAGAACTCTAATCAGAAAGCTAGAACGGGACGAGCTTATTGAAGAACTTGTGAAGTCCTATTTGTCACAGCACCAGAAGGGTAAATAA
- the mltG gene encoding endolytic transglycosylase MltG, which produces MTKQKDRKRDLYAERVAQARIVRRIVFVCFIILIIIAGAGATSAYYYIQSALGPIDEKSNETVNVEIPIGSSSTQIGRILEEEGLIKNASFFRYYIRYKNESGFQAGNYELSPSMTIDDIIVELKEGKVLQEAELVFTVPEGLWLESVVKIIAKETDHEEEAILELLEDREYLEQLISKYDVLTDDILNEEIRHPLEGYLFPARYDFLDADVSIKSIIETMIKRTNDVVMPLVTLHPDSEYSIHELLSLASIIEREAKQNEDRFKISGVLYNRLERGMMLQVDPTVAYAHGEHQYMTSFAALEIDSPYNTYRYTGIPPGPIANPGEASIKAAFTPDDIDYLFFYARYNGEVIYTETYAEHSRVQQEYRQEWIDAMEQNAQEEQEETEEE; this is translated from the coding sequence GTGACTAAGCAAAAAGACCGTAAGCGAGATTTATATGCAGAACGGGTTGCTCAAGCAAGAATAGTTAGACGGATTGTGTTTGTTTGTTTTATCATACTCATAATTATTGCTGGAGCTGGAGCCACTTCAGCTTATTATTACATTCAATCAGCACTAGGTCCTATAGATGAAAAAAGTAACGAAACGGTAAATGTTGAGATACCAATAGGGTCTTCAAGTACACAAATTGGAAGAATACTTGAAGAAGAGGGACTTATAAAGAATGCTTCTTTCTTTCGTTATTATATTCGATATAAAAACGAGTCAGGGTTTCAAGCAGGTAATTATGAACTTTCACCTTCAATGACAATTGATGATATTATTGTCGAATTAAAAGAAGGTAAGGTTCTTCAAGAAGCAGAACTCGTATTTACTGTGCCAGAGGGATTATGGTTAGAATCTGTAGTGAAAATTATTGCAAAAGAGACAGACCATGAAGAAGAAGCAATCCTTGAGTTGTTAGAAGACCGAGAGTACCTTGAACAATTAATTAGTAAGTATGATGTCCTAACTGATGATATCTTAAATGAAGAAATACGTCACCCGTTAGAAGGGTATTTATTCCCTGCAAGATACGACTTCCTTGATGCGGATGTCTCGATTAAGTCCATTATAGAAACGATGATCAAACGAACAAATGATGTCGTCATGCCTTTAGTTACATTGCATCCTGACAGTGAATATTCGATTCATGAACTGCTATCATTAGCGTCCATTATAGAAAGAGAAGCTAAACAGAATGAGGATCGCTTTAAAATCTCTGGAGTACTTTACAACCGTCTAGAAAGAGGGATGATGCTACAAGTTGACCCTACGGTCGCTTATGCTCACGGAGAACATCAATACATGACATCATTTGCAGCGTTAGAAATTGATTCTCCTTATAACACATATAGGTATACAGGCATTCCGCCAGGTCCTATAGCTAATCCTGGGGAGGCGTCAATTAAGGCAGCCTTTACTCCTGATGACATTGATTATTTATTCTTCTATGCCCGCTATAACGGTGAAGTGATTTATACGGAAACATATGCTGAGCATAGCCGTGTACAGCAGGAATATCGACAAGAATGGATAGACGCAATGGAGCAAAATGCACAAGAAGAACAGGAAGAAACGGAAGAGGAATAG
- the alaS gene encoding alanine--tRNA ligase: MSKLSSAEVRQMFLDFFKEKGHDIEPSASLVPVEDPTLLWINSGVATLKKYFDGRVIPDNPRITNAQKSIRTNDIENVGKTARHHTFFEMLGNFSIGDYFKEESIDWAWEFLTSKKWIGFDPEKLSVTIHPEDHEAFAYWNEKIGVPDERIIRLEGNFWDIGEGPSGPNTEIFYDRGPEYGADPNDPELYPGGENDRYLEVWNLVFSQFNHNPDGTYTPLPKKNIDTGMGLERMVSIIQDVPTNFDTDLFMPIIEATEKLTSVKYGSDKDIDVSFKVIADHIRTVTFAIGDGALPSNEGRGYVLRRLLRRAVRYAKLIGIERPFMYELVPVVGAIMVDFYPEVKDKTEFIQKVIKNEEERFHETLHEGLAILSKIIKDTEARKETVISGQDVFRLYDTYGFPIDLTEEYAEEKGLTIDRAGFEKEMEGQRERARAAQQKTDSMQIQDQLLSEIKVASTFVGYDRLETNAIVEAIIHEKELVDFAGVDQEVKVVLNETPFYAESGGQIADKGTLVGDGVKAHVINVQKAPNGQNLHTVKIVQGTLKQGIKLLATVEETSRHGVIKNHTATHLLHRALKDVLGEHVNQAGSLVTEERLRFDFSHFGQITPEELATIEQIVNQKIWDAISVNIESKKIDEAKAMGAMALFGEKYGDVVRVVQVGQYSIELCGGCHVRNTAEIGLFKIASESGIGAGVRRIEAVTGKGAYQFMNDKLELLQDAAEGLKAKNVNDVPARISGLQQQIRELQRENESLSAKLGNMEAGNLVNEVKTLNGVQVLVKQVQGADMDGLRSIVDTIKGKIGSGIIVLGSATNGKVNLVAGVSKDLIDKGFHAGKLVKEVASRCGGGGGGRPDMAQAGGKNPEKLDEALQFVREYVDSIS; this comes from the coding sequence GTGAGTAAATTATCATCGGCAGAAGTTCGCCAAATGTTTTTAGACTTTTTTAAAGAGAAAGGACATGATATTGAGCCAAGTGCTTCTTTGGTTCCGGTTGAGGATCCGACATTATTATGGATAAACAGTGGTGTCGCCACATTGAAAAAATATTTTGATGGCCGTGTCATTCCTGATAATCCAAGAATTACGAATGCGCAAAAATCGATTCGTACGAATGATATTGAGAATGTAGGTAAAACAGCTCGGCATCACACGTTTTTCGAAATGCTAGGAAACTTTTCAATAGGAGATTACTTTAAAGAAGAATCCATTGATTGGGCTTGGGAGTTTTTAACGAGTAAAAAATGGATTGGCTTTGACCCTGAAAAACTTTCTGTTACTATCCACCCTGAGGATCATGAAGCATTTGCCTATTGGAATGAGAAAATAGGTGTACCAGATGAAAGAATTATCCGTCTTGAAGGGAACTTCTGGGATATTGGTGAAGGACCAAGTGGCCCTAATACTGAAATTTTCTATGATCGTGGACCTGAATATGGTGCTGACCCAAATGACCCTGAATTATACCCAGGTGGAGAAAATGACCGCTATTTAGAAGTCTGGAATCTTGTGTTTTCTCAGTTTAATCATAATCCTGATGGTACATATACTCCTTTACCAAAGAAAAACATTGATACTGGCATGGGACTTGAGCGAATGGTGTCAATCATTCAAGATGTCCCAACCAATTTTGATACGGATTTATTTATGCCTATAATTGAGGCAACGGAAAAGTTAACTTCAGTAAAATATGGTTCCGATAAAGACATTGATGTTAGTTTTAAAGTGATAGCAGACCATATCCGTACCGTTACATTTGCAATAGGAGACGGAGCCCTACCTTCAAATGAAGGAAGAGGCTATGTACTCAGACGCTTACTTCGTCGTGCAGTAAGATATGCAAAATTAATAGGGATAGAGCGTCCATTTATGTATGAACTAGTTCCAGTTGTTGGAGCCATTATGGTTGATTTTTATCCTGAAGTGAAGGATAAAACAGAGTTCATTCAAAAAGTTATTAAAAATGAAGAGGAACGCTTCCATGAAACGCTTCATGAGGGACTCGCGATTCTCTCAAAAATTATAAAAGATACAGAAGCAAGGAAGGAAACTGTCATCTCTGGGCAAGATGTCTTCCGTTTATATGACACATATGGTTTTCCAATTGACTTAACTGAGGAATATGCAGAAGAGAAAGGGTTAACGATTGACCGAGCAGGTTTTGAAAAAGAAATGGAAGGACAACGAGAGCGTGCACGAGCAGCCCAACAAAAAACAGATTCGATGCAAATCCAAGACCAACTGTTAAGTGAGATAAAAGTTGCAAGTACATTTGTCGGTTATGACCGCCTTGAAACCAACGCCATTGTTGAGGCAATCATTCATGAAAAGGAACTTGTTGATTTTGCTGGAGTCGACCAAGAGGTAAAAGTCGTGCTTAATGAAACACCGTTTTATGCTGAAAGTGGTGGACAAATTGCTGATAAAGGTACTTTAGTTGGTGATGGTGTGAAAGCACATGTCATCAATGTTCAAAAGGCACCAAATGGCCAAAATCTTCACACTGTAAAAATTGTTCAAGGCACATTAAAGCAGGGTATTAAGCTATTAGCTACAGTGGAAGAAACAAGTCGTCATGGCGTAATTAAAAACCATACAGCCACTCACCTTTTACATCGAGCCTTAAAAGATGTATTAGGAGAACATGTAAACCAAGCCGGTTCACTTGTAACGGAAGAGCGATTACGCTTTGACTTCTCACACTTTGGTCAAATTACCCCTGAAGAATTAGCTACCATTGAACAAATCGTGAATCAGAAGATTTGGGATGCTATTTCTGTTAATATTGAGTCGAAAAAAATTGATGAGGCTAAAGCAATGGGAGCTATGGCTTTGTTCGGCGAGAAATATGGCGATGTTGTTCGTGTCGTTCAAGTTGGCCAATATAGTATTGAGTTATGCGGAGGATGCCATGTTCGCAACACCGCTGAAATCGGATTGTTTAAAATTGCATCTGAGTCAGGTATAGGTGCTGGTGTTAGACGTATTGAAGCTGTGACAGGTAAAGGTGCTTATCAATTTATGAATGATAAGCTAGAACTGTTACAAGATGCGGCAGAAGGCTTAAAAGCAAAAAATGTGAATGATGTTCCTGCACGTATTTCTGGCTTACAACAACAAATTAGAGAATTACAGCGAGAAAATGAATCTTTATCCGCTAAATTGGGTAATATGGAAGCAGGGAATTTAGTCAATGAAGTGAAAACGTTAAACGGAGTCCAAGTGTTAGTAAAACAAGTCCAAGGTGCTGATATGGATGGATTACGTTCGATTGTAGATACCATTAAAGGGAAAATTGGTTCTGGAATCATCGTTCTTGGCTCTGCGACTAATGGAAAAGTCAATTTAGTAGCAGGTGTCTCTAAAGACTTAATTGATAAAGGTTTCCATGCGGGTAAGCTAGTGAAAGAAGTTGCTTCAAGATGCGGCGGTGGAGGTGGCGGTCGCCCTGATATGGCGCAAGCTGGAGGAAAAAATCCTGAAAAACTTGACGAAGCATTACAATTTGTAAGAGAATATGTCGATTCAATTTCCTAA
- a CDS encoding AI-2E family transporter: MEKTSNTQWLVRATILLVVLLCLYLVMKLSPMWLPILNVFVRVLIPFLIAGLITYLLHPIIEKSHATGIPRPIAVLLIYFLFFGGIIYAIYKGTPYIINQLKELIENLPVYINEVHGWFTMFSSQLAILPQGMQVQVEEWFQGLEGGVEQVFESIVVFLKGLLSSFIYFIIIPFLVFYLLKDFKLIEKVAWYLTPKRWRKEGIAFIRDVDHSFGNYIRGQILVSLSVGILATIGLWIIGMPYPILLGMFIGMMDIIPYFGAFMGAVPAVLVAALQSWNMVLLTVLVIFVLQQVEGNILSPVIVGKTLHMHPVLIMLALIVGIEIGGILGLVLAVPTLAIVKVVLLHLRTNLHNEL; this comes from the coding sequence ATGGAAAAAACTTCGAATACTCAATGGTTAGTACGAGCAACAATATTGTTAGTGGTCCTCTTATGTTTATATTTGGTGATGAAGCTTTCTCCCATGTGGCTACCTATTCTTAACGTGTTTGTGAGGGTGCTTATCCCTTTTTTGATTGCTGGTTTAATTACGTATTTACTTCATCCGATTATTGAAAAATCGCATGCAACTGGAATTCCTCGTCCAATTGCTGTTTTATTGATTTATTTTTTATTTTTCGGGGGGATTATTTATGCGATTTATAAAGGAACACCTTACATTATTAATCAACTAAAAGAATTAATTGAAAATTTACCTGTTTATATCAACGAGGTCCACGGCTGGTTCACGATGTTCTCAAGTCAACTGGCTATTTTACCACAGGGTATGCAAGTACAGGTAGAAGAGTGGTTTCAAGGGTTAGAAGGAGGAGTAGAACAAGTATTTGAAAGTATTGTAGTGTTTTTAAAAGGACTTTTAAGTTCTTTTATATACTTTATTATCATTCCTTTTTTAGTTTTTTATTTACTGAAAGATTTTAAATTGATTGAAAAAGTAGCCTGGTATTTGACACCAAAAAGATGGAGAAAAGAAGGAATTGCATTTATAAGAGATGTTGACCATTCTTTCGGTAACTACATTCGTGGTCAAATCCTCGTTTCTTTAAGTGTTGGAATTTTAGCGACTATCGGGTTGTGGATTATTGGTATGCCTTATCCTATTTTGTTGGGAATGTTTATTGGGATGATGGACATTATTCCGTATTTTGGTGCATTTATGGGTGCCGTTCCTGCCGTGTTAGTGGCGGCTCTTCAGTCGTGGAACATGGTTTTACTGACAGTGCTCGTTATCTTTGTGTTACAACAAGTTGAGGGGAATATATTATCACCTGTCATTGTCGGAAAAACTTTGCATATGCATCCTGTATTAATTATGCTTGCCTTAATCGTCGGAATCGAAATTGGTGGTATTTTAGGCTTAGTGTTAGCGGTACCTACTTTGGCTATTGTCAAAGTCGTTTTACTTCATTTACGGACAAATCTTCATAATGAGCTCTAG
- a CDS encoding tetratricopeptide repeat protein — translation MGSKVQQGIDAMRRGEMDLAFRLFNEAIEENPQDPLAYINLGNLLMSSNDMEKAIVFFERAIELDDSAGAAFYSAGTAFYKLDKYEEASTLFKGAIDRKLDDGDSHFMLGMCLYQLGKLGYALVHLQRAVELNEKDLDARFQYGLCLAQVHQIDEAMKQFQKVLEQAPEHTDALFNLGVAYSVKEENELALAAFSRAVEIQPDHLLAGYGKKNMMERLQK, via the coding sequence ATGGGTAGTAAGGTTCAGCAAGGGATAGATGCGATGAGGCGTGGGGAGATGGATTTGGCTTTTCGTTTGTTTAATGAGGCGATTGAAGAGAATCCTCAGGACCCTTTGGCCTACATTAACCTTGGTAATTTATTAATGTCATCAAATGATATGGAAAAGGCAATTGTGTTTTTTGAGAGAGCGATTGAGCTAGATGATTCGGCGGGTGCTGCCTTTTATAGTGCAGGTACTGCTTTTTATAAATTGGACAAGTATGAAGAGGCTTCTACATTATTTAAAGGAGCTATTGACCGAAAACTTGATGACGGTGATAGTCATTTTATGTTGGGAATGTGCTTATACCAACTTGGCAAACTAGGATATGCACTTGTACATCTTCAACGAGCTGTTGAATTAAATGAAAAAGACCTGGATGCTCGTTTTCAATATGGACTATGTTTAGCTCAAGTTCATCAAATAGACGAGGCAATGAAGCAATTTCAAAAAGTTCTTGAACAGGCTCCTGAGCATACAGATGCCTTATTTAACTTAGGTGTTGCTTATTCGGTTAAAGAAGAAAATGAACTAGCGTTAGCAGCTTTTTCACGAGCGGTCGAGATACAACCTGACCATCTATTGGCTGGTTATGGAAAGAAAAACATGATGGAACGGCTACAAAAGTAA
- the ruvX gene encoding Holliday junction resolvase RuvX, with product MRTLGLDVGTKTIGIAISDELGWTAQGLDTLRRNVEDDSADFQKLVDIITENNVGKIVVGLPKNMNGTIGPSGVACQEFADRLSQLQEHPVVLWDERLTTMAAEKMLISADVSRKKRKKVIDKMAAVMILQGYLDNQSK from the coding sequence ATGAGAACGTTAGGATTAGACGTAGGTACAAAAACAATTGGGATTGCAATCAGTGACGAACTTGGATGGACCGCACAAGGACTGGATACACTAAGAAGGAACGTTGAGGATGATTCTGCTGATTTTCAAAAGTTAGTGGACATTATTACTGAAAACAACGTAGGAAAGATTGTAGTGGGCTTGCCAAAAAACATGAATGGAACGATTGGACCTAGTGGGGTAGCATGCCAGGAATTTGCTGATCGTCTTTCTCAACTTCAAGAACATCCAGTTGTCCTTTGGGACGAAAGACTGACCACTATGGCAGCTGAAAAAATGCTCATATCTGCTGATGTGAGTCGCAAGAAAAGAAAAAAAGTCATTGATAAAATGGCTGCAGTAATGATTTTACAAGGTTATCTCGATAATCAATCAAAATGA
- a CDS encoding O-methyltransferase, which produces MIGNNEIIQYLENLIPTRSEVLIEMEAYAKEHNVPIMELIGIEMILQLLKLAKPKRILEIGTAIGYSAIRMAEALPDCEIVTIERDEVRYQKALTFIAKAQMENRITVILGDALEIEGKLEKQAPFDVLFIDAAKGQYQRFFEKYSSYVKNGGTIISDNVLFKGYVANIEQVEKKRLKSLAKKLSTYNEWLMNLANYDTSIIPIGDGVAISIKGEEGDTNE; this is translated from the coding sequence ATGATAGGGAATAATGAAATTATTCAGTACTTAGAAAACCTCATACCAACACGGTCAGAGGTCCTAATAGAGATGGAAGCGTATGCCAAAGAGCATAACGTTCCCATAATGGAGTTAATAGGAATAGAAATGATTCTACAGCTATTAAAGCTGGCTAAACCAAAGAGAATACTCGAAATAGGTACAGCAATAGGATATTCAGCGATTCGAATGGCTGAAGCACTACCAGACTGTGAAATTGTCACAATTGAACGAGATGAGGTACGGTATCAAAAAGCGTTAACGTTTATTGCTAAGGCACAGATGGAAAATAGAATAACCGTTATATTAGGAGATGCACTTGAAATAGAGGGGAAACTTGAAAAACAAGCTCCATTTGATGTATTATTTATTGATGCTGCAAAAGGACAATATCAACGTTTTTTCGAAAAGTATAGTTCATATGTAAAAAACGGTGGTACGATTATTTCAGATAATGTGCTTTTTAAGGGGTATGTTGCAAATATAGAACAAGTGGAAAAAAAGAGGCTAAAATCATTGGCAAAAAAACTTTCCACGTATAATGAATGGTTAATGAATTTAGCTAACTATGATACGTCAATCATACCTATAGGTGATGGTGTTGCAATTAGTATTAAGGGAGAGGAAGGTGACACAAATGAATAA